A segment of the Erythrobacter sp. F6033 genome:
CTCTACCTCAATAGATTTCGCGGAGAACCAGCTATTTCCCGGCTTGATTGGCCTTTCACCCCTAAACACAAGTCATCCGAGCATTTTTCAACATGCAACGGTTCGGTCCTCCAGTGCGTGTTACCGCACCTTCAACCTGCTCATGCCTAGATCGCCGGGGTTCGGGTCTAATCCAACATACTCAGTCGCCCTATTCAGACTCGCTTTCGCTTCGCCTACACCTAACGGCTTAAGCTTGCATGCTAGATTAAGTCACTGACCCATTATGCAAGAGGTACGCTGTCACCCCCTATGGGGCTCCAACTGCTTGTAAGCATCCGGTTTCAGGTACTGTTTCACTCCCCTAATCGGGGTGCTTTTCACCTTTCCCTCACGGTACTGTGTTCGCTATCGGTCATGTACGAGTATTTAGGCTTGGAGGGTGGTCCCCCCATGTTCAGACAGAATTTCACGTGTTCCGCCCTACTCAAGTCCTTTTCTAGTCTTTTCGCATACGGGACTATCACCCACTATGGTCTCACTTTCCAGAGAGTTTTGCTAATAATAGAAAAGGCACTGGCCTGGTCCGCGTTCGCTCGCCACTACTAACGGAATCTCGGTTGATGTCTTTTCCTCCGGGTACTGAGATGTTTCAGTTCCCCGGGTTTGCTTCACCAAAGCTATATATTCACTAAGGTGATACCTTATCCACCTCTCTCGTTACCCCCGAAGGAATAATGAAAGAAATGGTGAAGGTGGGTTTCCCCATTCGGAAATCGCCGGATCAAAGATTGCTCACATCTCCCCGACGCTTATCGCAGCGTGCCACGTCCTTCTTCGCCTGTACATGCCAAGGCATCCACCAAATGCTCTTACCTCACGCTTGAGAATCCACACCATCAACGACAGGTCTGCATAAAGTCCTGCGCGTCTTAACGATGATGAGGAGAAATTATCTCAGCTAGATAATTTATTTGATTGATTTTGTAGTGATATCAGTCGCGTACGGATCTCTAACCCTAAGGTCAGAACCCTGCGACGATACCGCCACGGCATCGATTTAAAAACCCATTCACAATGTCAAACGTTCGGCGACCAATGCCGCCTACTCGGCCCAAGTAAACTCGGGCGAGATCTCTTTCTTTTCATCCTGGAGTATCAAGTTGTCTGGTGGAGCCTATCGGGATCGAACCGATGACCCCCTGCTTGCAAAGCAGGTGCTCTCCCAGCTGAGCTAAGGCCCCTAAAGACCAGACAATAACTGGTAGGTCCGAGTGGATTTGAACCACCGACCTCACCCTTATCAGGGGTGCGCTCTAACCAACTGAGCTACGGACCTACACTCCTCGAGCGGCCGTTAGACCGCGAGGGGCGTGAGCCAGCTCAGGTGTTTACCGCACGCACAGCTTTACAGCTGCCCGTGGGCAATCTCCAGTGATGAAAGGACATGAGGACGACGGCAATGTTCTTTGGAACTTGCGAAGCACTTCCGAACGCTAGGTTCGGCGCTTTCGCTTGTATCCTTAGAAAGGAGGTGATCCAGCCGCAGGTTCCCCTACGGCTACCTTGTTACGACTTCACCCCAGTCGCTGATCCCACCGTGGCTAGCTGCCTCCTAAAAGGTTAGCGCACTATCTTCGGGTGAAACCAACTCCCATGGTGTGACGGGCGGTGTGTACAAGGCCTGGGAACGTATTCACCGCGGCATGCTGATCCGCGATTACTAGCGATTCCGCCTTCATGCTCTCGAGTTGCAGAGAACAATCCGAACTGAGATATCTTTTGGAGATTAGCTAACCCTCGCGGGATCGCTGCTCACTGTAGATACCATTGTAGCACGTGTGTAGCCCAGCCTGTAAGGGCCATGAGGACTTGACGTCATCCCCACCTTCCTCCGGCTTATCACCGGCAGTTTCCTTAAAGTGCCCAACTAAATGATGGCAACTAAGGATGAGGGTTGCGCTCGTTGCGGGACTTAACCCAACATCTCACGACACGAGCTGACGACAGCCATGCAGCACCTGTCACTAGGTCCCCGAAGGGAAGGAATCTGTCTCCAGAAACCGTCCTAGGATGTCAAAGGCTGGTAAGGTTCTGCGCGTTGCTTCGAATTAAACCACATGCTCCACCGCTTGTGCAGGCCCCCGTCAATTCCTTTGAGTTTTAATCTTGCGACCGTACTCCCCAGGCGGATAACTTAATGCGTTAGCTGCGCCACCCAAGCTCTATGAGCCCGGACAGCTAGTTATCATCGTTTACGGCGTGGACTACCAGGGTATCTAATCCTGTTTGCTCCCCACGCTTTCGCACCTCAGCGTCAATAATTGTCCAGTGAGTCGCCTTCGCCACTGGTGTTCTTCCGAATATCTACGAATTTCACCTCTACACTCGGAATTCCACTCACCTCTCCAATATTCTAGCTATCTAGTTTCAAAGGCAGTTCCGGGGTTGAGCCCCGGGATTTCACCTCTGACTTGAATAGCCGCCTACGCGCGCTTTACGCCCAGTAATTCCGAACAACGCTAGCTCCCTCCGTATTACCGCGGCTGCTGGCACGGAGTTAGCCGGAGCTTATTCTCTAGGTACTGTCATTATCATCCCTAGTAAAAGAGCTTTACAACCCTAAGGCCTTCATCACTCACGCGGCATTGCTGGATCACGGTTTCCCGCATTGTCCAATATTCCCCACTGCTGCCTCCCGTAGGAGTCTGGGCCGTGTCTCAGTCCCAGTGTGGCTGATCATCCTCTCAGACCAGCTATAGATCGTCGACTTGGTAGGCCATTACCCCACCAACTATCTAATCTAACGCGGGCCCATCTAAAGGCGATAAATCTTTGGTCCGAAGACATTATCCGGTATTAGCTCAAATTTCTCTGAGTTATTCCGAACCTAAAGGCAGGTTCCCACGCGTTACGCACCCGTGCGCCACTAACCCCGAAGGGTTCGTTCGACTTGCATGTGTTAGGCATGCCGCCAGCGTTCGTTCTGAGCCAGGATCAAACTCTCAAGTTTGTGTCACATACTAAACAAGCACGGGGAAAACCCCGCTGACCTGCTTGGCATGAGCTTCAAGGAGCCGATAACCTGCTGTCAAACGTAATGGATACGAATGAACATGCATCATCAAAGCCAGGCGTGGTGCCCGACTAGGATGTGGCAATCGGCATAAGTTAACCGGTATCCGAGGCCTTAAAACCCTCGGACCGGGCGCCGTCGCCCACATGTCCCTTCATCAAAAACTAACAATGTCAAAGAGCCAACCAACATAAAGAAGCGGACAGCAATAGTTTCCCCGATTTACACCGGGGGACCGGCTATCCGAATATATTGGCGACCAACTCAGTGAAGCGGTTAGAAACCGTCTGCGCCGCGTTGGTGGAGCTCATCTAGGCGGGGTCGGAGATTCGGTCAACGCCTTTTTGAACTTTTATTTCAAAGAAACGCATTTTTCGCAGAATTCCGCGGTTTCCCGCCCTTCAGAACACGTTGGAAATGGGGTTTAAGGCCCACATTACAAGGGGTCATTAACGATTGAGGCCCGCTTTCACCGCTGATTCCAGCATGAATCGATGATTCAAACCGACCAAATATTCACCTTTTCCGTCTAACCCGCCCATTAATGAGTGCGCAGACGCCTGATTCTGATTCTTTCGCCCCTTTAAAGGCCGGTGAAAGCGCCACCTCCCGTGATTCGGGAGAGGCTGAGGCTATGCGCCCAGACAGCGACAATGGATTCGCATCTCGTGTGCGCTCAGCCGTCGCGTGGCGGTGGGGTACACAGGTCGCCGCGCAGATCATTACGTGGACTTCGACGATTCTTGTCGTCCGCTTGCTCGACCCAACCGATTATGGCCTGTTCGCCATGAGCCAGGTTGTGATCACAGCCCTCGCCTTTTTGAACGGTCAAAGTTTTGCGACATCTATTGTCCAGACAGACCGTATTGATGAGCGTCGCGTGGCGCAGGTGTTTGGCATGCTTCTTATTGCCAATGGTACGCTGGCGATCATCCAGTTCCTTTCCGCTCCCTATGCGGCCGCCTATTTCGGTGAACCCATGGTCGCGAACCTACTGCGCGTTCAGGCGGTCATCTTTCTGACGATCCCCTTCATCGCCCTCCCCACAGAATGGCTCGCGCGGCAATTGCAGTTCCGCAAACAGGGTCAGGTCAACATCACCTCCGCGATTGTCGGCGCGGTGCTGGCGCTTGTATTGGCGTGGCTTGGATACGGAGTGTGGGCGCTGGTCTATGCGCCGATCGCTATGTTCGTGACGAAGGCGATCGGGCTGACCATCGCCTCTGGCCTGCGCATCAAACCAATCTTCAACCCTAGCGGCGCGTGGGACATGGTGACGTTTGGCGGCACTCTTACCCTGTGTCAGCTGTTCTGGATCATCCAGAGCCAGAGCGACATCGTGATCGCGGGCCGATTGCTCTCGACCTATGATCTTGGCCTCTATTCAGAGGCGCTCTTCCTGACGTTGATCGTGACTGGCCGGTTTATCCCGCCAATCAACGAAGTCGCGCTGGCCGCCTATTCAGAGCTTCACCGCGCGAAGAAGCCTCTCGGACCTTACTTCCTAAAGACCGCCCGTATGGTGATGACGGTGAGCGCGCCGATATATGTCGGCCTCGCGCTTACAAGCGAACCTGCAATCCTGACCTTGTTCGGTGAAAAGTGGGCGGGCATGATTCCGATCGTCGGCGGCCTCGCATTGGTGATGCCGGCATTTGCGATGCAGTTGATCTGTTCGCCCGTAACAAACGCGATGGGCCGACCGCGCGTTTACCTGTTCACCTCTATCTGCGGCGCGATCATCATGCCGACTGCATATATATGGGGCGTCAATGGCGGCTTCTTTGACGGGGAAACCGGCGCTTTGGGCCTCGTCCACGCATGGTGGGTGGCAGCACCAGCGCTTCTTATAGTGACGCTAACAATGACTTTACCCCGCATTGGCGTCTCCCCATGGGCATTACTACGCGAACTCGCACCGATTGCCTTGGCATGCGGAGCGATGGCTGCCGCTGTCCTGACGGTACAGCGTTTTGCGCCGATAGAGATGCCGATTCTCGACCTCGCAGTTAGTGGCGCCGTTGGCGCGTCTGTATACGCAGCAACATTCTGGTTCGGCTTCCGTCCATTGGTGCGTGAAACATGGGCTATGTTGCGTCAGCGCGAAACAGTTGCCAGCGCACCCGCAATCCATAGCCCGACATAGGGCTTTTGCAGAAAATGCGCCCTCGCAATTTGGGCGTTGTTCTTTCCTCTGTTACTCTCTGGGTCCACCGGAGAGGAAATACGATATGCGCAACACCCTGGCTTTCGCGGCAGCACCGCTGGTTTTGCTCGCCACAGCGGCAAGCGCCAATTCGAGCGCAAGCGCGGTCGAGCCTCCCGCTACCATCAAAGCAGTGACGCAAGGCCCGATTGGTCCTGACCTCGCCAATCCCAACACCGAAATTCTGGATCTCGAGGAGGAGCGCAATCGCCGTCTAACGATCCCGGTCACTATAGAAGGCGCCGGTCCATTCAACTTCCTGATCGACACGGGCAGTCAGGCAACCGCCGTCACGCACAGGATCAATGACAGTCTTTCGCTAACGCCGCTCGGCACAGCGACTCTTGTCGGAATGGCCAGCCGCCGCCCTGTCGATGTGGTCGAAGTAAACAATCTCGTTGTCGGCACGCACACCATTCATAATCTCACAGCGCCCGTATTGAACAGCAATCATGTAGGTGCAGACGGTATTATCGGTCTCGACAGTCTACAGGATTTTCGTGTCCTGATCGATTTCCGCGAAGAGACCATTGCGCTTCAGGATATGACCAAGAAGCAATCACGATCAGGTTTTGAGATTATCGTGAAGGCACGCCAGAAACTCGGGCAGCTATTGATCACCGATGCAGTGGTTGAAGGTGTGCGAGCAACCGTGATCATCGATACCGGCGCGCAATCTAGCCTAGCGAACAACGCGTTGCGTGACCGCATCAGAGCGCGGCGGTCACAGGAAGTGACAACGATGGATGTGAACGGCGTCACCATGATCGGCGATGTCGCCAATATCCGCTCGCTGAAGATACAGGGCCTAGCACTGACCAATGTCCCGCTCGCCTTTGCCGACGCCCCTGCATTTGAAGCGCTGGGCCTTAAGGATAAGCCGGTCCTTTCGCTCGGCATGCAACATCTGAAAATTTTTGACCGGGTCGCAATCGATTTTGCAAATAAGCGGATCATGTTCGATGTGCCGCGCGACATTGCCCGCGCACTTAGAAAGAGCAAACGCGAGGGCGCCCTTCGCCCGTTCAATCAGTAGAGCTTTTGGCGGCGATAGAAGTGCGCGCCTTGCCTAATTGACAAGCCGCGCCCACATGCAGCGGCGCAATGCCGCCTGATACCGCCAGTTCCGATAGACCGACCGCGCCAGATGCCGAAGGTTGGGCAACGCTTAAGCGCTTCCTTCCCTATCTCTGGCCTGCCGGAAACTGGTCGCTGCGCCGCCGCATCATCTTTGCGATGGTGTTTGTGTTGGGGGCCAAGGGAGTCACGCTTGCCCTGCCTTTCGCTTATAAAGGAGCAGCCGATGCGATGGCGGGACCGGTTGGCGACGGGCTGACAGTCGCGCTCGCACTGGTCACGGCTTACGGGCTGGGCCGCTTCACATCTTTGCTGTTCGACAATTTGCGCAACATCGCTTTTGAGCGGGTTGGCCAGGCAGCCACATTGGCTCTGGCCCAGGACGTGTTCCATCGGCTGCACCGGCTGAGCCTGCGCTTCCATCTCAACCGGCGCACGGGAGAGGTCACCAAGATTATCGAACGCGGCACGAAGAGCATCGATTCGATGCTCTACTTCCTGCTGTTCAACATCGCGCCGACCTTTATCGAGCTGATCGCGGTCGGCGTTATCTTCTATATCAATTTCGGGTGGGAGCTGGTCGCGGCGACCGGCCTGACCGTGGTGGCTTATATTGCGGTCACGCGCTGGATCACCGAATGGCGCACCAAGCTGCGGCGCGAAATGAACGATCTCGACGGTCAGGCACTTCACCGCGCAGTGGATTCGCTGCTCAACTTTGAAACGGTGAAGTACTTCAACGCAGAAAGCCGCGAGGAAGAGCGCTATTCTGGCGCGGCGAAGGCCTATGCCGAGGCGGCGATTAAATCCGAAAACTCGCTTGGCCTGCTAAACATTACCCAATCGCTGATCACCAATGCCCTGATGGCGGGTGCGATGGCCTACACCGTCTGGGGTTGGAGCAAGGGCGATCTGACAGTTGGCGATCTGGTGTTCGTGAACACTTACCTGATGCAGCTGTTCCGCCCGCTTGATCTGCTCGGCTGGGTGTATCGGACCATCCGTCAGGGGCTGGTCGACATGGCCGAGATGTTCAAGCTGATGGATACCGATGTCGAAGTGCGTGATGCGCCGGATGCCAAGCCGCTCACAGTAGAAGAACCGCATGTCGCATTCGACAATGTAACGTTCGAATACGAAGATGGCCGCACGATCCTGAATGGCCTCAGTTTTGAAGTGCCCGCTGGTTCCTCGCTGGCAATTGTTGGCCCATCAGGCGCGGGCAAGAGCACCATCGGACGGCTGCTGTTTCGCTTTTACGATCCACAAGGCGGGCGCATTCTGATCGATGGTCAGGATATCGCGAGCGTGCAGCAAGACAGCGTTCGCGCCGCAATTGGCATAGTTCCGCAGGACAGCGTGTTGTTCAATGACACGCTGCGGTACAACATTGCCTATGGCGCAGAAGATGCAGACGAAAGCGACGTCGTAACCGCAGCCAAAGATGCTGCATTGATGCCTTTGATCGAACGGCTGCCCGATGGCTTTGATACCACTGTCGGCGAGCGCGGGCTCAAGCTGTCCGGCGGAGAGAAGCAGCGTGTCGCGATCGCGCGGACGCTGGTGAAGAATCCGCCAATCCTCTTACTCGATGAGGCCACAAGCGCGCTGGACACGCGAACCGAGCGCGAAATCCTCGGCACGCTCAAGCGGCTTGAAGAAGGTCGCACGACTATCGCGATTGCACATAGGCTTTCGACCGTGGCCGATGCCGACCGTATTCTGGTGCTTGATGGCGGAAAACTTGCAGAAAGCGGCACGCATGGCGAGCTGCTCACAAAGAATGGACTCTACGCCGAAATGTGGGCGCAGCAGGCCGCCGAACAGAATGAAGAAGGCGAGACGGCAGAGTAACCGCCCCGCCCTGCATCATTTTTATGGCGCGGGGTCGGACGCCGCTTCCGCCTTCATCAAGTCTGCGCTTTCAAGGTAGAGAGAGTCTGCGGGTATCACTTCGACATTGTCGCGCAGCGCCCGCAGGTCATCGATAAATTGCTTTGCATCGCCAACGATCACTAGAGTCGCTTTGGCCGGGTCAACATATGTGCGCGCCGCCGCGCTTGCGGCATCGGCATCGACGCTTTCCAACCGCTCCGCGAACTTCACCGCTTCCGAAGGCTCTAACCCTTGCTGAAGCAGCGTGGAAACGGTTCCGTTGAAGCCGCCGCTGGTTTCCAAGCGGCGGGCATTGGCACCCGACATGAAAAGTCGCCGTTTGGCGAGCAGATCATCGGAAAGCGGTTCGCTCCCAAGGCGGGCAAATTCATCAAGGAATATCTTCGCCACTTCGTCAGCGGTTTCATTCTTTGTCTGGGCGCTCGCCTGAAGGATCGATTCGTCGATGCGATCGGCAAAGCCCGAATAGGCGCCATAGCTCAGCGAGCGTTTGGTGCGGACTTCCTCAAACAAGCGCCCGCTTGATCCGCCACCCATCACGCTGTTCGCAAGTTCGAGCGCGTAGAAATCCTCGCCGGTGCGCGACGGCGCACGGACAGCTGCGATCACGGCGGCTTGCCCGGCATCGGGCATGTCGACAACGATGGTGCGAACTGGCTGCGGATCGCCAGCGGCCTCTGCTGGCACATCAGCTGCAGGCGTATCGACAGCCCAGTCGCCAAACATCGCCTCGGCAGTTTCCATCGCCAATTCAGGAGAAATCCCGCCGCTGACAACGATCTGCATCGCGTCCGGATGAAAATAGGCTTCGCGGTGCGCGACCAAATCATCGCGCGTGATCGCCGCCAAACTTTCCGAAGTTCCGCCCGGTTGAGTGCCATAGGGCGCATCGCCATACATCACGACGCGCGTGATAAAGCGTGAAAGACCGCCCGGTTCTTTCATCGATACACGCAGCCCATTGACGGCGCGATCACGCTCGCGGTTAAATTCTTCCTGCGGGTAGGTCGCATAGCGCACAATGCGCGCGGCCATGTCTCCCGCTTCCCCCAAATTGGCAACCGGCGCGGTCAAGCTGAAACTGGTCCCATCGCTGCCTGCACCGCCGCCGAATGACGCACCCAAGCTTTCAAACTTGGCAGCGATGCTTTGCGCATCAGCCCCAAGCACGCCTTTATCGGCCAGCCCTGCGGCCATTTGAGCGATGCCAGCTTTGGCGCGCTGATCGGTTTTGCTTCCGCCGGGGAACAACATGGAGATGGTCGCGATAGGCACTTCGCCGGTTTGGACAGCAACAACTTTGATGCCGTTGGACAATGTGCCCTCAACGATTTCAGGCGCGGCCACATCTGGGGTTGCCCCCGGTCCGGGAGGAGCCATGCGCTCGCCTTCTGGTTTGACCTCGCGGATTTCGCCTGTTGCAGGCGGCAGGGTGCGGAACTCCGGCATCGGAGTGGGATTGGCATAGGAGAACGCGTCATCCTCACCCGAAGTGTAAGTGATGGCCACACGTTTTTGCGGATCAAGATATTTCGCGGCGACACGCATAACGTCTTCTGCAGTCACCGAAGTAATTTCGCCAAGGCGTTTGTCAGCAAATTCAGGGTCACCGGAAGACACCAATGCCTCGCCCAGCTCAAATGCCCGGCCTCGCGCCGTTTCGCGGCGACGCAGAGTGCTGGCAACGATTTCGCTTTTCGCTTCAGCGAGCTCGGCAGCGGTCACAGCCTCGGAGCGGATACGCTCGATTTCGCTATCGAGCGTTGAGGTTGCCTGCTCCATTTTGTCTTCGCCAGATACCACCGCGTATGTAGCGATTTGACCGGCCTCGCGGAACATAAGAACGCTTGCGGCGGCTTGAACCGCCTGTCCGCTGCGCACCAGTGCATTGTCGAGGCGGCTGTTTTCGCCGCGTACCAGAATGGCCTCCATCACTTCCAGAGCAGCAGCATCGGGATCGGTCACTGGCGGTGCTTTCCACACCGCGCCCACAACGGGCAACGGCACATTGGGAGCCGTCGCATTCACTTCGCGCGGCTGGGTGATTTCCGGCTCGCGCTCGGCAATCGCAAGATCAACAGGATTGGAGCGCGGCGCGATGTCAGCGAAATATTCGTCAACGAGGCCGCGCAGATTGCCCATCTCGAAATTGCCTGCGACGATCAATGTCGCGGTGTCAGGGCCGTAATACGCTTCGTAAAATGCGCGCGCATCATCCAATGTCGCGCTGTCGAGATCTTCGATTGAACCGATACCGGGGCGGCGATGCGGCATCGTGTCGTAAACGTTTTCAGGGATCACAAAGCGTTGAAGCCGACCATAGGGAGGCGCGAGCACACGCTGGCGCAGCTCCTCTTTCACCACGCCGCGTTCGGTTTCGAACACTTCAGTATCGACAACAACATTCGCCATCCGCTCACGATGCGTCCACAGCATCGTTTCGAGATAGGCGGCGGGCACTTGTTCGAAGTAATTCGTGCGGTCGACCCAGTTAGAGGCATTGCGCGTGCCGCCAATATCCGCGGTCAGACCGTAAATCATATTGTAAGGCATATTCTCGGTCTTGCGGCTGAGAATATGTTCGAACAGATGGGCAAAGCCGCTGCGCCCCTCGGGGTCCAGCTTTGATCCGATATCGTACCAGAGCGAAGTTGTGACCGTGCTGGTCGTATCGTCTGGGATCGCGATGACGCGCAATCCATTATCCAGCGTCCACATCGTGTATTCGATCTTTGGCGCTGTCAGCTCGGTCGTATCCCCGCTCGCATGGTCATCTGCCAATGCAGGTGTGCTTGCGATCAAGGCAGTGGCGGCCGCGCCCGCCAGCATCCAAGTCGTTTTCATGATGTCAGTCCCCGTTGGTATTTTGCAGGCTCGGTTAAAGCCTGTGCGCACGCCTCACTCAAGAGGGAACGGGGATTCCGACTGCAAAGCGCCGAATCTTATCGACGCGCGTCTTGGGAAAGCTGTTTCAGGATCGTCATCGCTTCCTCGCGCCGATCCCATGGAACGAAGAGATGATCGTGGTGAAACGCTGCAATGACATTACAGGCGATGCCCGCTTTTGCGAGCCCGTTTGCCACCGCTGCGGTGAGGCCTACACCTTCGAGGTCAGAATGCACCTGAAGCGTGATACCCGCAAAGTGCGGTGCGGGGTGATCCTCTTTCGCGCGTATCACGAGGGTCGCGCCTTCTTCCTCACGGATAAAGGCAAACATTGTCCCGATCAGATCAATAAAGTCGTTTTCGGGCCCATGCTGGACAAACCGGTAAGGCCGTTCGTGAAGCTGCGGCTCCATGCCCGCCAGCATTCCTTCAAGATCGCTGACCGGCTTGCTCATTACAGGATGTATTTCGAAAGATCGGTGTTGCCCGCGAGGCCTTCCAAGCGCTCACGCACATAGGCAGCGTCGATCGTGATCGTCTCGCCGACATGATCTTCGGCTTCAAAACTGATCTCTTCCAGGAGCTTTTCCATCACCGTCTGCAAACGCCGGGCGCCGATATTCTCGACGTTTTCGTTCACAGTCGCCGCAATCTTGGCGACTTCCTGCACAGCGTCATCACGAAAATCGAGCTCGACTTTTTCCGTACCGATCAGCGCCTTGTATTGCACAACCAGATTGGCGCGGGTTTCGGAAAGAATGCGAACGAAGTCCTCTTCGGTGAGCGCGCGCAGCTCGACACGGATCGGCAATCGGCCCTGCAATTCCGGTAGCATGTCCGATGGCTTGGCGAGGTGAAACGCACCGCTGGCGATGAACAGCACATGGTCCGTTTTCATCGGACCATATTTGGTGCTGACCGTGGTGCCTTCGATCAGCGGCAACAGATCGCGCTGCACACCTTCCCGGCTGACCGATCCTCCACGCACATCGCTGACTGCGATCTTGTCGATCTCATCGAGGAAAACGATGCCGTTGGTCTCTGCATTTTCCAGAGCGACACGGGCGACATCATCCTGATCCATCCGCTTTTCGGCTTCTTCCTCGACCAGCTTGTCCCACGCATCGGGTACGCGCAGCTTACGCTTTTTGGTCGGGGCTTTGCCCATCGCCTTGCCCAGCATATCGGACAGGTCGATCATGCCCATATTGCCACCAGCACCGCCCATATCGAACGGCATTAATGGCGCTTCAGTCACGTCGATTTCAACCTCGGTTTCATTCATCGAATTGTCGACGATCCGTTGACGGAAACTTTCGCGGGTGGCTTCGCTGGCATTTTGACCGACGAGAGCATCCAGCAAACGCTCCATTGCGGCTTCGCTGGCGGCCTCGCGCACAGCATCACGGCGGCGATCTTTTTCCAGCCGGATCGCTTCTTCGACCAAATCGCGCGCAATCTGTTCTACGTCGCGGCCAACATAGCCGACTTCGGTAAACTTGGTCGCTTCGATCTTCACAAACGGCGCTTCGGCCAGCTTGGCCAGACGGCGGCTGATTTCGGTTTTACCGCAGCCCGTCGGGCCGATCATCAGGATGTTCTTGGGCGTGACTTCATCGCGCAGATCACTGCCTAGCCGCTGGCGACGCCAACGATTGCGCAGCGCCACGGCGACAGCACGCTTGGCATCTTTCTGGCCGATAATGTGATCATCGAGAGCGGCCACAATGGCCTTTGGAGTGAGGTTGTCTGTCATTGGTCCTGAATATCCGGTGCGCGAGCGTAAGGGGCCGCGTTAAACTGTTTCGAGTGTCACATTGCCATTGGTGAAGACGCAGATATCGGCGGCAACCGCCATCGCTTTGCGCGCAATCTGTTCGGCATCGTCTTCGTATTCGGCGAGCGCGCGGGCTGCGGCGAGCGCATAATTGCCGCCAGATCCGATCGCAGCGATGCCGCCTTCGGGCTCCAGCACATCGCCATTGCCGGTGAGCACCAGCAGGCTTTCATCGTCCGCAACGATCATCAATGCTTCGAGATTGCGGAGGTATTTGTCCGTCCGCCAATCCTTGGCGAGTTCAACAGCGGCGCGCATCAGCTGGCCGGAATATTGCTCCAGCTTCGCCTCTAACCGTTCAAACAGAGTGAAAGCGTCTGCCGTTGCGCCTGCGAAACCGGCGACGACTTTGCCGCCCTCGCCGATCCGGCGAACTTTGCGCGCGTTCGGCTTCATAACGGTGTTGCCCATGGACACTTGCCCGTCGCCCGCAATCACGGTTTTGTCCCCGCGCTTAATGCCGACAATGGTGGTCCCATGCCACTGGATCAGGCCGTGGCTCGCGTTTTCGTTGCTCATGGCCTGCGATATGGGATGTGAATATGCCGGATCAAGCAGGCACTATGCTGGCAGGGTGCTTCGCTTACGCGCCCGGCCCACCGGGACCGCCGCCCTGACCAACCTGACCGATATTGCCAAACAGGTCTTCGAGGAAGCCACGTTCCCGGCCGAGAGTTGGCGTCTTGTCGCCATCCGGCTGGAGATAGACGACATTTTCAACGCCGCTGCGATTGACCGAAGCGACATTGCCAGCCTCGTCAAACTTCACTTCAAGCACGGAGTGTGTGCGAATGCGCGGGCGTACAAACGGCTTACGGCCCGTTACGCTGGAAATGTAATACCAGGTCGGCTCACCATACTGGCTGGTAAAAGTCGGGCGTCCCAAAGTGCCTTCGACAGACCGCTGGTTATCAATGCCCGGCTGGATCGACTGGGTCAGGACCCGATCCACCACATAGCCGCGCGATTCGCGGATCGAGGAACACGCCCCGAGCGCAAGCAGTGCGC
Coding sequences within it:
- a CDS encoding ABC transporter ATP-binding protein/permease; translation: MPPDTASSDRPTAPDAEGWATLKRFLPYLWPAGNWSLRRRIIFAMVFVLGAKGVTLALPFAYKGAADAMAGPVGDGLTVALALVTAYGLGRFTSLLFDNLRNIAFERVGQAATLALAQDVFHRLHRLSLRFHLNRRTGEVTKIIERGTKSIDSMLYFLLFNIAPTFIELIAVGVIFYINFGWELVAATGLTVVAYIAVTRWITEWRTKLRREMNDLDGQALHRAVDSLLNFETVKYFNAESREEERYSGAAKAYAEAAIKSENSLGLLNITQSLITNALMAGAMAYTVWGWSKGDLTVGDLVFVNTYLMQLFRPLDLLGWVYRTIRQGLVDMAEMFKLMDTDVEVRDAPDAKPLTVEEPHVAFDNVTFEYEDGRTILNGLSFEVPAGSSLAIVGPSGAGKSTIGRLLFRFYDPQGGRILIDGQDIASVQQDSVRAAIGIVPQDSVLFNDTLRYNIAYGAEDADESDVVTAAKDAALMPLIERLPDGFDTTVGERGLKLSGGEKQRVAIARTLVKNPPILLLDEATSALDTRTEREILGTLKRLEEGRTTIAIAHRLSTVADADRILVLDGGKLAESGTHGELLTKNGLYAEMWAQQAAEQNEEGETAE
- a CDS encoding aspartyl protease family protein encodes the protein MRNTLAFAAAPLVLLATAASANSSASAVEPPATIKAVTQGPIGPDLANPNTEILDLEEERNRRLTIPVTIEGAGPFNFLIDTGSQATAVTHRINDSLSLTPLGTATLVGMASRRPVDVVEVNNLVVGTHTIHNLTAPVLNSNHVGADGIIGLDSLQDFRVLIDFREETIALQDMTKKQSRSGFEIIVKARQKLGQLLITDAVVEGVRATVIIDTGAQSSLANNALRDRIRARRSQEVTTMDVNGVTMIGDVANIRSLKIQGLALTNVPLAFADAPAFEALGLKDKPVLSLGMQHLKIFDRVAIDFANKRIMFDVPRDIARALRKSKREGALRPFNQ
- a CDS encoding lipopolysaccharide biosynthesis protein, producing the protein MRPDSDNGFASRVRSAVAWRWGTQVAAQIITWTSTILVVRLLDPTDYGLFAMSQVVITALAFLNGQSFATSIVQTDRIDERRVAQVFGMLLIANGTLAIIQFLSAPYAAAYFGEPMVANLLRVQAVIFLTIPFIALPTEWLARQLQFRKQGQVNITSAIVGAVLALVLAWLGYGVWALVYAPIAMFVTKAIGLTIASGLRIKPIFNPSGAWDMVTFGGTLTLCQLFWIIQSQSDIVIAGRLLSTYDLGLYSEALFLTLIVTGRFIPPINEVALAAYSELHRAKKPLGPYFLKTARMVMTVSAPIYVGLALTSEPAILTLFGEKWAGMIPIVGGLALVMPAFAMQLICSPVTNAMGRPRVYLFTSICGAIIMPTAYIWGVNGGFFDGETGALGLVHAWWVAAPALLIVTLTMTLPRIGVSPWALLRELAPIALACGAMAAAVLTVQRFAPIEMPILDLAVSGAVGASVYAATFWFGFRPLVRETWAMLRQRETVASAPAIHSPT